CGGGTCGAAGGGGGTCAGGCTGCGCGCCGTCTCGGGGTCGAGCTTGTCGGCCAGGTCGTAGAGCCACAGGTGCCCCAGCGCGAGGGCCCCGAACAGCAGGGGCACGCCCAGCTTGGCCGCGCCCACGCTCATGCGCTCCAGGACCTCCAGCGGCGGCAGCCGGCGGAAGAGCAGCCCGAACGTCTTGCGGGCTAGCTGGCGCGCCAGCACCAGGTAGAGGACCGCGTAGAGGAAGCTGAGGCTCAGCGCGGTGTACGCCAGCAGCACCAGCACGGCGTGGCCGGCGTAGCCGGGGTCCTCCAGCAGCGGGTTGGCCGCCGGTTCGGCGACGGAGAACGCGCTGGCGATGAACTGCAGCAGGAAGGCCACGCCCGTGACCAGGAACCCCGTCTCGCGCACGCGCAGCCGGCGTTCGACCACGGCGTAGATCAGCAGCAGGGACAGCGCCAGCAGCGACAGGAACTCCAGGGGCGAGGCCATCGGCAGGTGGTGGTGCACCCGCGCGTGGATGACGGACGCCGCGAGGTGGGCCACCACGG
This region of bacterium genomic DNA includes:
- the ccsA gene encoding cytochrome c biogenesis protein CcsA, with the translated sequence MRLALTVGEVLLPLLYLLLFVAYLWVFYENRRFAHLWARRLLATTVVAHLAASVIHARVHHHLPMASPLEFLSLLALSLLLIYAVVERRLRVRETGFLVTGVAFLLQFIASAFSVAEPAANPLLEDPGYAGHAVLVLLAYTALSLSFLYAVLYLVLARQLARKTFGLLFRRLPPLEVLERMSVGAAKLGVPLLFGALALGHLWLYDLADKLDPETARSLTPFDPKILTSWLIFLVYLVGLAGHRWWGWRGRRMNTLAILTYLAVVLAMGAIHHFIPSFHNFSLRGGV